The DNA region ATGTAGCCGACagaaaacacataggctacttttgaaCTGGTGTGCTACGTGAGCATAACTCGAATGCTACACTTAAGTGTTTGCCTTGAAACAATTCCGGCATAATTGCTTTGAACGTGTCTATGCCTTTAAAAAGTGGTTCATTCTTCCTGCTTCTCCCTACAACCAGACAGTGTTGCAAATTGTGTGTTTccgtcactctgtctctttccttgctctgattggtttttggCCTCTCCTATTGCGTCCGAGGCATTTTGATCGGCGTCCGTTTGGGAACGCCCTTTGGAAATGGTCTGTGAACGAACCTTCCCCAGATCCACTCTCAGTTACGACTTTCCAACCGGGCTTAGAGGCTGGTGGACCACTGGGGCAGATTTGTCAATCACATTGTCGATTTTTACAGCAGTCCACTTGTGAGCTGTCGACCAATGCCCCACCATTTTACCACTTTGGTCacaacactttttatttattcggTTATACTTTAACTTTTACTTCCTTTTTATAACATTTTATGTTTTCTCATATTCATGACAATTTAAAGAAATGATGGTGGTCTGACAGCGGACCAGGACTGGAACGCCACTCATGGTCTGATATCTGCCATTCTGATTTTTTATCAGGGAGTTAAAGGTACACtttgcaggttttttagcttaatatgcacgTTTTTTAGCTTattttaccttcatttaacagcttcagagtcattggaatggttatatgacttttttcgggttgaatggtggccgtcttgcttccccctagcgcctgtgagcggaaaaaccacccttgcaaatGTGGGCTGGCGGGCCGAAGGCCTCAGTGTCAGAAAGTATtacgagtgtaacaaattgctttactgcatccaaatacacatactcgccaggcaccggctagaaaaagatagcgatggagtttctcagacatgtgtcatgacagagccagcgaaaaagaagcaaaaaccgagaagaCAGTacggaaattgccaatactgcagtTTACCTTTAAGGTGCAGAATTCAGGTAACTCAGCATTGGGTTGATCCAACAGTTACCTAGTGGCCAGATTAAAGGAGAAATGTCCAGCAATGGCAGTTTGAGTTGTTttcaacccagcattttttcATTAAGGTGAGAAAAAAGGGAGTTATAGTTAGTTTTTAGTTTGTCATTGATCATGTAGTGGAGTAGGAGGAACACCCATTCCACAAAAAATTAACCCTTTACAGGAATTATTAAGTATCATATCGGAATGGACAAAATGATCTGTGATACTAATGGAATGTCTGAAAGAAAAAAGTGAAGGTACTGAAGAGAAATGCCAGTGTTTAAAGCTTTTTACTTTCCCTATCACTGGCATAATTGGATGATGTGACTGAAGTAATCTGAAACTAAACAGGATAAAACGGCATGGAATCAGATATCTTCACTTCCAAACTCTAGCACATTCATATGGTTACAAACCAAATAAGGTGAGTGCTGTCTGTCTTGGAAAATGTATAATCAATATAAACCATCACAGATGTTTCTCCATCTCCAAGCAATATAGTTCCCTTTATAACTACTATAACCATTATATTTTGTGATGACTATATTTTATCTATCTTCAGGGGTGTAACAATGCAAGAATCAACAGATGACCCCTATCTTTTTTCTGTGACAATGGCATGACATGTCATTCATGTTAGTCAGTTTCCTCATAAAATTGTTGGGGGGATTATGAAAACTATATTTTTGGAAACCTTACAGAATGAATCAGAAAATCTTTGATTCCAAATTTTCCAGGGTCAatatggtggccatcttggattttcaAAATGGCGTCCTTTAAATACTAATTTTTCAGTCTCACATCTCCAGGATTACCTAGGATTGAATTTCCAGCAGTCAAATTGTCATGTTGGATGGCAAGAAATCCAATGGTACTAATGTTGTTAGTAATGTTGgtactgttgtttttttggtgATGTGGTGTTGAGTGAAGGGTTGCCAGTAGGGGGAAATTAAGATGTGGATGTTGAAATATTAGCTTAGCTAATGCTAAGCTTGCCATGAAAGAACTGCATTCTGCTATCAGTAAACAACAAACTCTGCATCCCAAGGCAGCCTACATTGTTTCAGGTGACTTCAACCACTCGAATTTAAAGACTACTGCCTAAATTCTATCAAAATGTATCATGCCCCACAAGAAGAGAAAAGCCGCATACTTGCATACAAAGCCGCCCTCTCCCCCATCTAGGACACCCAGATCACCTCTCACTGTTTCTACTGCCCAAGTATTCAGCACTTATCAAACATGTGAAACCAACAGTAGGGACAGTCACAGTGTGGCCAGAGGGAGCTCGCTCTGCACTTCAGCAGCGTTTTGAAAATACTGACTGGAGAGTGTTCGCAACTCAGGCCCCCCATGACTCCCACATGGACATTGATTCATATGCCGCctccaaagtcaaagtcaaagtcagctttattgtcaatttcttcacattttccagacatacaaagagatcgaaattacgtttctcactatcccacggtgaagacaagacatattttaccaatttaggtccacagacaaacataacattcaagtaaacaaaaaagtaagtaaataagtaaataagagggcacatataataatgaaaaaataagagcagcaaaatgtggttgaaattgtgcatagacagtcaataaaaatactagtgcaaattcaggccaataaaaggcttgggtagttctgtttgacctaagtaagaagaaagtggcatagtggtgcaagttatgtaagagcagcagaagtgttgtgtttcaggacaacaacaccagttgtaaagtgtaaaggtgtgcaagtggagtagtgcaggcggccatttttgggtccaatgtccaggatgttatgtagctgagggtggaggagggagaggagggagagagttcagcatcccacggcttggtgtatgaagctgttggtgagtctggtagcgCGGAGgggaggcttctgtacctcttcccagagggcagtagatcaaacagattgtgagcggggtgacttgcatcactcacaattttggtcagcctttggcgggtgaggtgggtggtgtaaatgtccttcagggaggggagtgaagcaccaataatccttccagctgtgttcactatgctgcagggctttcctgttgtattcagtgcagcttccgccccacacagcgatacagctggagaggatgctctggATGGTGCCtcgggtagaatgtggtcatgatggctggtggagcacttgctcgcctgagtttccgcagggaagtacaggcgctgagctcttcgccagtgatgcagtgttggtggtccaggagaggtcttcactgatgtgcacccccaggaatttggtgctgctcgccttccaccacagcaccgccgatggtcagtggcaggtgttgggtgtgacctctccgaagtcaacaacaatctctttggtcttgctggacgctcagcaggaggttgttgtccctgcaccacgcggggtcagatggtcgacctccaacctgtattgagtctcgccgcctcttggtgatgagacccaccagagttgtgtcgccagcaaatttcactatgtgattgttgctgtaggttgcagtgcagtcagcgcgtcagcagggtgaagagcagcggactgagcacgcagccttggggcccctgtgctcagtgtgatgctgcttgaggtattgttgccaacacgcattactacttggggcctctgacagagggaagtccagtagccagttgcagaggtaggtactgagtcccagtttgtcaagtttgcagatgagttgttgtggtattatggtgttgaatgcagaactgaagtctataaacagcaatctcacatatgagtctctttttccaggtgggtgagggctgggtggagggcagagcagattgcatcctctgtagaccgcttggctcggtatgcaaactggaaggggtccagggtgggggagaatggctttgatatgtgacatgacaagccgctcaaagcacttcatgatgatgggtgtcagtgccacagggcggtagtcattgaagcaggatggagcagttttcttcggcacaggtatgatggtggcagctttgaaacatgatgggacgatggcttgcttcagggaagtgttaaagatgtctgtgaagacatccttaagcttccctgcacagtccttcagccattaacctgggatgttgtctggacctgttgccttatcgggtgttgatggcagcaagtgtcctcttcacgcctgttggcagagaggcacaggggctgctcatgtagagggggatgggtcttctgtgggcaggtgctgttttttgtgcttcaaagccgcAGCAAAGAAgccggttcaggttgttgagcagagggatgttgctctcacagctctgtggctggcttgtagtccgtgagggcctggaatgccctgccataggctttgtgcgttcctgctgtctttgaagtgggtggttatcttgtgagtgtattcctttttgcttcctttgaTGCCacggacaggttggctctcgctgttttcatgccagcttcatccccagctctgtaggctttgtctctggccctcagcagcctgaggacatcccctgtcagccatggcttccagttagcccgagtgatgatgtcttttgtgtgggtcacatcatcgatgcacttggtgatgtaagacgttacagtgtctgtatactcctctatgtctgtccggttgttgtaagtggctgcctgcttaaacatttcccagtctgttgtgtcaaagcagtcttgaagagcatcggaggctccctcagaccacacttttacctgcttacaaaccggtttgttcgcttttaccctttgtctgtatgcgggcattagcataacagtgatatggtctgaaagtccaatgtgggggaggggggtggctttgtgtgcagtgtagaccaggtccaggatgttatctcctcttgttggaaaatcaacatgttggtgtagctttggaagtacagttttgagatcagcatggttaaaatctccagtgaagatggtgaaaccgtctgggtgtgctgtctgttgttcactgacagcctggtacagttcactaagagagcgttcttatcgctgttgttgttggtaggcgggatgtatactgcgactagcagaatgcagtaatttcccttggcaggtaaaagggacggcactttatgatcataaactctgccagtggtgagcagtgtttgcatactactacagtgtcccggcaccattcgtcacggatgtaaacacagattcctcctcctcgtgatttacctccctttacaatggccctgtctgctcgatagcatgctagctgctccagttgtacagcagagtccggaatgttgtcatttaaccaagtctcagtgaagacgagcacacagcagttacttactgtcaaAAGGAGATAAATGCTACAACTGTGGAGGCCCTAACCACCATGCCAAAGAATGCCAGCTCCCCCCTCAGCCCAAGAAGTGCCATTTCTGCCAGAGCATAGCCCATATGGTTGCCAGCTGTCCGATCAAAGCACAGCAGTCCTCGCCCGGATCTCAGGAACGGTCGTCCTCGGGCggcggaggagaggaagaggagctgATCGTCCGGCTCCAGCCCGCTTCCTCGAGAGCTCTGACTAAGGAGCGGATAGTCAGGGAGACATGAGCCAATCAAAGCGCTTCACTGGAATGCTGCAGCCGAGAACTACCTCAGGTTCTactttttgtgttgttttttgtttacttgagcGCAGATAACAACTGAGTTCTTCACAGTATGATAGTGTTAGTTTAGAATGTCAAGTTGGTTAGAAGCTGGAGACCACTATATGTCAGTGGCTTCCGGAAAATCATAATAATATTGAATAGTGAATTTGTtgacagcttttcagtgacgaaCGTTTTTCAGTTTGACATTTTCCACCTCTATTTTTGTTTTCCTGCCTTAGCTAAGTGTCTTAGATTTGTACGGTAACAATCAGAAATCCAGCGAGTTTACAAACTCCGTTCTGGACTGTATCAACTCCAACATCAACACTGTGTCACCACCCTCAAACGGATTACCACTTTCCCTAATCAGAAGCCATGGATGAACAGTGAGGTCAGACTCCTGCTGAAGGCACGAGAAATCACATTCAGATCAGGTGATGCTCAAGCCTGTAGCTCATCCAGAGCTAACCTGAAAAGGGGCATCAAAAAGGCCAAGCACAAGCTAAGGATTGAGGATCACTTCAAGAACAACTCTGAGCCCCGATGCATGTGGCAAGGCATCCAGGCCATCACAGATTACAAAACTCCACCCCCCCTGTCACCGACACCTCCTTGCCTGATGAGCTGAACCACTTCTATGGCCGCTTTGATAGAGACAACAAGGAGGTTGCCATCAAGGCTGTGGTCTCTGCACATCTCCAGCCCCTCACACTCTTCACCACCAATGTGTCTGCGTCACTGAGCAGGATAACTGGATCCTGGACTTCttaaccaacagacctcagtctgttaggttagataaccACACCACCTCACCCATCACCCTGAACACTGgtgtaccacagggatgtgtgctgagccctttACTCCCTCAtcacctacgactgcacacctgtacatggctctaacaccattgtcaagtttgcagacgacactacggtgattggtctcatcagcaacaacgatgagacggcctatagggaggaggtccagcacctaacattgTGGTGCAGTGACGACCAgactctcaacaccaagaagaccaaaatagctcattgtggacttccggaagtctaaagctagcatacgcacccccattctcatcaacgggactgaggtggagcgtgTCACCAGCTTTAAGTTTCTTGGTGTCCACATTTCTGAGGACTTCCCTTGGACCCTCAACATCTCTtccctgatcaagaaggctcaccagtgtctcttcttcctgaggagactaaagaaggtccacctgtctcctcagatcctggtgaacttctaccgctgcaccatcgagagcatcctcaccaacggTCACAGtctggtatggcaactgctctgcctccgaccggaaagcactgcagagggtggtgaaaactgcccaactttcctcactctcctctatcgaggccatccagggcaagcgttgcttcaaagactgttctcaacccaatcacagactgttcaccccactcccctccgggaggTCTCTCTCCGTACCCAAATCAGCAGCTTCTTCCCTGCAGCTGTCACcatactgaactctagctctgcatcccggtggcaaccaaccaactaagcacACCCCCcacctacatactgtacatatctgtctatacggttcatactgaatatccatattcaTTCTGTTTTTCTTACAATATATTCTGTTATAGGACAATTCTGGCGCAAAATGTACCGAGTTCGTCCGTTTTCTGGGATATGTTTTCATGCTAATCGAACATGACCAGTTTTACCACAAAACGCTAATAAGCGTTTAACACTAGTCTTCGGTGCACATgcaaagtaaaaagaaatcgctatttctataccactaacaaggctcaaaatagcaccacacggtagcataatgaggggccctacatgtaaaccgaagcattgagaactttgtaagtgtacagacagTTTGTACAgcccacctgtctatactttgtatatcacattgcatggGGGTGAATACTTATGCAACCCACtgtagttgctccacaacggatcAATTCCAGACCAAACTTCCCGacttcaaatgttgtgggcggagATAAGATCGGCTGGTTTCCAGGCTAGGATGGATTAGGAGATGGAGGCAAATTGgcaagcatgatttattttcgcggagagaatatgcaggactgagcggcggtaaTATTTTGCACCGCTATgctgtacatctagtttattcaAGGGGATAGGCAAACGTTTGGAGAGCATAGCCACTGTGGGGCAGCTCTGAGGCTAGAAGTCGACCACTTCCAGCTAGCATTCCACTGACCCCCATTCATTTTGCCATCACTTTGACATCTGttgtgtagacactaattacattcaaaatagcggcaggttcaaacacaccagGCTCCACAGTAAACAAACTAGCTCACcgagagcctttcgtgcaactAGTCAATTAAGTGATGTTTTGATGGGTTGACACTACGTCAGAACAAATCCCCATCAAAAGCTGCACTTGAACTCGCAGCACTCTGAACGGCTACCAGACGAGTTACTGTGTTTCAGTCCGTTGCTTAACGTCACACGTTTCTCACTCGCCTGGACTGAGGATGTGCGAGAACCGAAGTCGACCAACAAGAAATGGGTTCAAATCGGCTTTAGTCGTTCAAAGTCTATGGGATGGCTTTGTccatcttttactgtctatgggttcATTCAAGAAACTCCATACTTCATATAGTGATGAAAAACACACTTTTGGAAATTTATTTTAATTCAGATTTACTTTCATTTCAATTTTAAAGGTTAAAAAACACCATGTATGGATGCAATGGATCCATGCTCACACATTCATTTTGAGGTTGCAACAATAATTTTTGTATACACAAAGGCCAAGATAAggactcttctctttcttctctgctTCAGTCTTTGATTAATAGCTTTTTGTGGATACCAGTGCCCCCTAGACTTGTGTACTTCAGTAGATTTCAAATTCTGGGGGAAAAACAATCTCCACCAAGGCCTGCAATTAGGGACTTATCCACCTAAAAATATAGTCATTACGAATTAGTCATGAAGTGATGAAAGGGACATTTTGTCAAAATAAAGTACATAATATTAGAAGCCATGCTACTTTCCAGAGATGCATGTGCAGCATAGCTTTACTTTTCGCCTCCCTATGCAAGAAACAGTGGCTATAGCTCCTTGCTAGCACATTTTTGTACATGCAATATAATGTATCCACcaataaatgaaataatagGCTACACGGTGTTTAGCTGAAAATAATGCATACTAAAATATACATGGCCAAAATGTGAAGAGAAGTACAATTTCCAGACCATTTAAATATTTTCCTCCCACATTTTCACTTGCATTAATccttaaattgttttaaatggtTTATTTGGCctattatgtaaatgtgctttaATTTAATAGAACCTCATTTAAAATATAGACTGGAACTAGGATGTGAGCCAATTCATGAGCAAtgctactctactctactctactcctcCAGTATTTGTGGTTCATATCTGACACTGAAGGCCTTCAGCCTTGCCTTATGTTTTTGTTGATAAAAATCTATTCTCTTGTAATAATTTTGAGGAAATTAATTTCCTTAAGAATACACTGTGGCCATCACACGTGAACTCTGATTGTAAAATTGCAATCCTGTGTATCTCCAGACTGAAATCCCTATGTCACATTTTATGTGTTACTCTACAGTCCTCCACAGATAAAGATAATGTATATTTCTTTCCATCTATATTCATTTAGGTGACTAATTAAAATTTTACAAAATAACCAAGGTAAACTTTCATCGCACGAAATTGATGATAAATCAAATGACTTATTTTCCAACCACATTGTAAGCACCCATTACACATCTCTGTATCTATTGTCTCCATCTCTGTATCTATTGTCTAGTCAGCAGTTTGAGCCCAGTGAGAAACTCAGTGTGTTAATGTCAGAACGTCTGtgggtcattctgtgtcaaGTCAGGATATTTCTATCCGGAAATGTCTATGACAATAAATATTAGATCAATATGTCTTCCATTTTCATTGAAAACTACATACAGTAAGTGCACTTTCATCAGAGATCAACTTCAAAGACCAAGTAGTCTAAAAAGAGGAGGGTGAGTTTTTGTTAATATACTACTGAAATGTCAGTGTAATATGTGCTAATATTGTAAATCTTCATTACTTCCTAATATAGTCATAGTTGTTGTTTGAAAGTCTAGCTGTAATgattatatatcatatatcaatATATATTGAGGTGGATGTTGTCATGAGTATGGACAGGAATGGTTCTGAAATGGGTATGTTGGTTATGATATGTTGATTTGAAATTACCATTTTGCGTACACATGTATttacataataatataattggGTGTTCATTTGTCATAGCTGCACCCTGACCCAAATACTTTATTTCTAGCTGTGTTTGAAATGTTCACtcgttcactcactcacccactcattATATAGTGTTTGTTATATGGCTGATTCACTACATAGTTCCCCATGTAGTGAACGAGTGAACATTTCAAACAAAGTTTATGACAGCAATGGTCATAATGACAATTCAGTATTTTCTCAAGCAATTCACTGGAAAGCCAAGTAAATACAGTACAAAAACTGTCATTATAGTGAACTGATCACAGTAGAAGGTAGGAAAGAAATGCTAACATAGTAACCCAAAGGCAAttctgatttatttttttttctcatagatTTGACTGTACACAGTTCATCCCATTGCACAGAAGGCATATATCAACTGATTTAGTGCTCTGTCTTCAAGTCACATGGCAATAAATAGTGATAATTGAACAACACAATCAACACCTTCTAAACCGtacaaaatacacaattaaattatTAGTGGACACAGAACtcaaatatgtcttgttttTCATAAATTGTATTCTATTTGTTGATTATTAATGGATAATGTAATGTTAATATTCTACAGTTTTTGAAAGGATTTTAGCTGTTAAACGTGGCTACAGTAGCCTTTCATTGGTCATGCCAATGGTAATTTCCAAAAAATTAAATGTGTGGCTTTTTTCACTTGAGTGACAATTTTAATTGGAACACCTACAGACATTGTGGTTATTGGTGCATCGATGTCATGTTATTGACCCATATCATAATGGCCAACACAAATTTgtataaacatgtttttttgatCAATGCAGGTTTTTGTCAATGATTGCTTGTGTTGATTTCATGAAAACActcatttatattttaaatcCATTCTGTGTGAAGATTTTTTCTTCAGTTTTCAATGTCATCAAatcacatccacacagacaTGCTGATGATAACGCTTCTCAAAGACATCAAATCACACCACTGTTTAAAGTGTTTTAACTGCTCTGTCATGATTATAAACGTCCATTCCCTTTTTTCACTGTTATTTTCTTCATACTCAACACCTGATTACTTAAAGAGTGTTGGACCACATTGTGCATTCGTCCTGTAGTGAGCTGGAGACAACACATTTAAAGTGCATTGTCAATGAATGCAGTTGTATTAGAATTAACCCTTCTGCAATCAGAGACATGAGGGAATACCTTTTAAAGGATTCTCTGTTTGATTGTGTTCTACTTACTTTGTGTTGGGGAGAGTATTGTAATGCCTTGCTGGAAATACTAGGTGGATATTCAACCAAACTTTGAAGAAATGATGGTAACACAAAATCCATAGTCTTAACAGGGATATTCTCCATTGATTCTCTATAACACCTTTCAAATTAAAATGTCCATCCTTGTCCTGAATCTCTCCAGAAAGAGGGTTACTTCACTTTGCTGCTGCCTCAGGTTTTCTTCTGTTGAATAGTTTTAACACAATCCCTTGTCCTCATTACTGAAAAAATATGATTTCCAGGGGAAACATTAATATCAAGTCCATAACTGTTCATTATTTGGAACTTATCAGCAGCATTGCTTCAACAATTCAGAATTGAGAGTGGTCCATTTCATCCAACCAGGAGGCAGGACTAGTTGGAAAGTCTGGGTAGCCTGTGCTGCTCCCTGTAGAAAGGTCAGAGGTTGGGCCACCAGCCATGACTCTCAGAGCTTGCCCAACACCAGCTTGGCCAGCCTGTGTCATGATATTGTCCATGGAGAAGCTCAGGCTACTTAGTAGTGGGGTATGGCCTGGCAGTGAGCTTATGGAGGATGGAGAATGGGGGAGCCCATAGGGGCTACTGGCTCGTACGTCATGATAAGGCTGCCCAGTACCATCTAATGTGAATCTTCCATTCAAAATACCCCCATTTGCCGCATCACCAACACTGGCATAGATACTGTTAGTGTGGCCCAAGTCTGCCAAGATTTGATCATCTAAAtacgaaaagaaaaaagaaaatacaaaaaaaagaatgttaTTGATCAGATCTACAGACCGTCTCAGTCACAACACAAATTCACTTAAAACCTTTTGTATTCTGTTCACTGTACTTTTGTGTTTAAAAATGAAATAGTAATAATTAGAACTAGAGATTTAAGGAAATTCACTGAAATATCTTTTAAGCTTTAAAACGTAGTAGTGTTCAAAGCATGTGTAGAATTGATCAGAGGCGGAGGAAGGAAAGGAATAAAAGGTTTACAATGGCTAAAGCTGTGCTTACCTCTGAAGCTGATTTCACTGTCACTCAAACCCACATCCTCAGCTGAACTCTCCTTTTCTATTTTGCTTGTCCCTCTGCTGCGTTTGACACTTTTATAATATTGACCCCAGCGGTGGCGGCCCGCATCCTTCTTCAGGCGTTTTTCTTTTGCTCGGCGGTTCTGAAACCAAACCTGTAAATGGTGATAACAAAGGTTTTGAAAAATTAAAGAACAGCCTTTTGATCAAAATCATCCTGTTTGTGGAGAAAAAGTAGAATACCTGTACCACTCTCATGTCCAATCCCGTCTCAGAGGACAGCTGTTCACGTACATGTCTTGCTGGTTTTGGGGAATTCTTGTAAGCACTTTTCAGGGTTTCTAACTGTTTGGCTGTGATAGTTGTCCGCGGGCGTTTTGCTCCTGCTTCCGAGTCATCTGTGAGCCAGAAATTAAAAAACTTTTTTGTAATTTCATGAATAGAAATGAATGATTTTTGAAGAGGCATTCTGATacctcttaaaaaaaaaaattctctctCACAGTCATTGCTCTTAAGTACTTATTGTAGTAATAGCTCTCTTCAAAATGACCCTGTTAAAACTGGAAATGTCAATGTGCAACAGATGCCCTTACCATAAAAGCATACCACATCACTTAACAAGTTTATGTGTGGACTACACAATAGAATTTCAAATGTCGATCCATAAAATGTCACTTTTGGACTGATATTTAAGACACTGACATGCTTGCTCAATTATTTTTGTCTTGATATCTTGTGCTACATTTATGATGGTACACATGGTGCACGTGGTAGTTAATTTACTGTGCCCTGTTGCAAGGTCTAACAGCCAGTGGGTTCCCAGAATGC from Alosa alosa isolate M-15738 ecotype Scorff River chromosome 9, AALO_Geno_1.1, whole genome shotgun sequence includes:
- the lhx4 gene encoding LIM/homeobox protein Lhx4, which translates into the protein MMQSAAVLTETPGKGLPDILGVPMQQIPQCAGCNQHILDKIILKVLDRHWHAKCLKCTECQGPLADKCFSRMGNIYCKEDFFKRFGTKCASCQQGIPPTQVVRKAQDFVYHLHCFSCVICSRQLATGDEFYLMEDGRLVCKEDYETAKQNDDSEAGAKRPRTTITAKQLETLKSAYKNSPKPARHVREQLSSETGLDMRVVQVWFQNRRAKEKRLKKDAGRHRWGQYYKSVKRSRGTSKIEKESSAEDVGLSDSEISFRDDQILADLGHTNSIYASVGDAANGGILNGRFTLDGTGQPYHDVRASSPYGLPHSPSSISSLPGHTPLLSSLSFSMDNIMTQAGQAGVGQALRVMAGGPTSDLSTGSSTGYPDFPTSPASWLDEMDHSQF